A genomic stretch from Halopiger aswanensis includes:
- the arcD gene encoding arginine/ornithine antiporter ArcD: MGLDFTPKTYDEIPADKRPSLGEALVPIAAMLLFLSVGMIYLEMDPQMPLLWGIAFAGLFGRYYFGYDWEQLYDGIGRSILMGLQAILILFVIYMLIASWIDSGTIPSLMYYGLEFLSPQIFLPFTIIISAVVAFAIGSSWTTAGTLGVAMIGIGSGLGIPEPMTAGAVLSGAYTGDKNSPLSDTTNLAAAVTNTDLMDHIRAMRPGTAIAFGISLVLFVLLGLNASGTIPADRIAEIQGGLSSSYAVSPFTFLPLVLTFALAFYGLPALPSLGAGIFAGVAVSTVVQGTGFAAAWSAVHYGTEPETGVDLTNELLASGGLEGSIWVVSIVVAALALGGILQETGVLASIAYHIGRAISSVAGLTAGTAVGTIAMNFFSAEQYMAIVVPGMTLQNLYDEYDLESRNLSRAVEAAGTTTSAFVPWGSGGVFMASALGVPVIEYAPYYFFGILSPLVLIAMGATGWGIFYKDSPERDAPVGAASTPAED; encoded by the coding sequence ATGGGATTAGATTTCACACCGAAGACATACGACGAAATTCCAGCGGACAAGCGGCCGTCTCTGGGAGAAGCGCTCGTTCCGATCGCCGCGATGTTGCTGTTCCTCTCGGTCGGAATGATCTACCTCGAGATGGACCCCCAGATGCCGCTGCTGTGGGGGATCGCCTTCGCGGGGCTGTTCGGCCGGTACTACTTCGGCTACGACTGGGAGCAACTCTACGACGGGATCGGCCGGAGCATCCTGATGGGGCTGCAGGCCATCCTCATCCTGTTCGTCATCTACATGCTGATCGCGTCCTGGATCGACTCCGGGACGATCCCGTCGCTGATGTACTACGGGCTCGAGTTCCTCTCGCCGCAGATTTTCCTCCCCTTCACGATCATCATCTCGGCGGTCGTCGCCTTCGCGATCGGCTCCTCGTGGACGACGGCCGGGACGCTCGGCGTCGCGATGATCGGCATCGGGAGCGGCCTGGGGATTCCGGAGCCGATGACGGCCGGTGCCGTCCTTTCCGGTGCGTACACCGGTGACAAGAACTCGCCGCTCTCCGACACCACGAACCTCGCCGCCGCAGTGACGAACACGGACCTGATGGACCACATTCGGGCGATGCGCCCCGGTACCGCGATCGCCTTTGGGATCTCGCTGGTCCTATTCGTCCTGCTGGGGCTGAACGCGAGCGGGACGATTCCCGCCGACCGCATCGCCGAGATTCAGGGCGGGCTCTCGAGTAGCTACGCCGTCTCGCCGTTTACGTTCCTCCCGCTCGTGTTGACGTTCGCGCTCGCGTTTTACGGCCTCCCCGCGCTGCCGTCGCTCGGCGCCGGAATCTTCGCCGGCGTCGCGGTCAGCACCGTCGTCCAGGGGACGGGCTTCGCCGCCGCCTGGAGTGCCGTCCACTACGGGACCGAACCCGAGACGGGCGTCGACCTCACGAACGAACTGCTCGCGAGCGGCGGGCTCGAGGGCTCGATATGGGTCGTCTCCATCGTCGTCGCGGCGCTGGCGCTGGGCGGCATTTTGCAGGAAACCGGCGTGCTGGCGTCCATCGCGTACCACATCGGGCGGGCCATCAGCAGCGTCGCCGGTCTGACCGCCGGGACGGCCGTCGGGACCATCGCGATGAACTTCTTCTCGGCGGAACAGTACATGGCGATCGTCGTTCCCGGAATGACCCTCCAGAATCTGTACGACGAGTACGACCTCGAGAGTCGGAACCTCTCGCGGGCGGTCGAGGCCGCCGGGACGACGACCTCGGCGTTCGTGCCGTGGGGCTCCGGCGGAGTCTTCATGGCCTCGGCGCTCGGCGTGCCGGTGATCGAGTACGCACCCTACTACTTCTTCGGCATCCTCTCGCCGCTGGTGCTGATCGCGATGGGCGCGACGGGCTGGGGAATCTTCTACAAGGACAGCCCCGAACGGGACGCCCCGGTGGGAGCCGCATCGACGCCTGCCGAAGACTGA
- a CDS encoding 2Fe-2S iron-sulfur cluster-binding protein, protein MTEYDVILEWPDGRTETIDAPENESVLDAAQRAGVRLPYDCRKGTCITCVGRLLEVDGDDAGDNEATDEDSDADGAVGSPNPADAFAYRRSPAALTEREQTDGYVLLCIAQPRADCRLEVGPQIRAQVGDSPWA, encoded by the coding sequence ATGACGGAGTACGACGTCATCCTCGAGTGGCCGGACGGCCGAACCGAAACGATCGACGCACCGGAAAACGAGTCGGTCCTCGACGCAGCCCAGCGGGCCGGCGTCCGGTTGCCGTACGACTGCCGGAAAGGGACCTGTATCACCTGCGTCGGTCGGTTGCTCGAGGTCGACGGCGACGACGCCGGAGACAACGAGGCGACGGACGAGGATTCCGACGCGGACGGCGCGGTCGGCTCCCCCAATCCCGCCGACGCGTTCGCGTACCGACGGTCGCCCGCGGCGCTTACCGAGCGCGAGCAAACCGACGGCTACGTCCTGCTGTGTATCGCCCAGCCGCGGGCCGATTGCCGCCTCGAGGTCGGTCCCCAGATCCGCGCACAGGTCGGCGACAGTCCCTGGGCGTAG
- a CDS encoding 2Fe-2S iron-sulfur cluster-binding protein: protein MGDETRRHDVTLEWPDADRERRTIRIGEDETVLEAAERADIALPFGCRTGACGTCTGRLLSSNGNGDADEGTPDVADAFAYRRPPRALKERHRDTGYVLLCIAAPRTDCRVAVGSSVHAELVENPWK from the coding sequence ATGGGCGACGAGACGCGGCGCCACGACGTCACCCTCGAGTGGCCCGACGCCGACCGCGAGCGGCGGACGATCCGGATCGGCGAGGACGAGACGGTCCTCGAGGCCGCCGAGCGCGCCGACATCGCCCTGCCGTTCGGCTGTCGGACCGGCGCCTGCGGCACCTGTACGGGGCGGTTGCTCTCGAGCAACGGTAACGGAGACGCCGACGAGGGGACGCCCGACGTCGCCGACGCCTTCGCGTACCGGCGGCCGCCGCGGGCGCTGAAGGAGCGCCACCGCGACACCGGCTACGTGCTGCTGTGTATCGCCGCGCCGCGGACCGACTGTCGAGTCGCCGTCGGCTCGAGCGTCCACGCCGAACTGGTGGAGAATCCCTGGAAGTAG
- a CDS encoding selenium-binding protein SBP56-related protein, whose product MSDASTPGDAEPEPEHDHEHHHDHEGPGYATPQAAIEEGEREKLAYVMSLYVGTDVDASDFVAVVDLDPESETYCEIVDRIELPNRGDELHHFGWNACSSSCHMEGLERRHLIVPGQRSSRIHVIDAADRRNPELETVIEPEEVFEYDLSAPHTVHCIPDGEILISMLGDADGDLPGGFLELNDDFEIEGRWEPPGEIEMNYDYWYQPRQNVMVSSEWAAPKTYYPGFDLEDVEEGNYGHQLHFWDWEDGTVEQTIDLGEEGLIPLEVRFLHTPESTHGFVGAALSSNIFHFWRDQTGEYRAEKVIDFEDREHPDWDMPVPALPTDILISMDDRYLFGSNWLHGDVWMYDISDPANPRRADSLSVGGTFGDVQEVQGRELSAGPQMIQLSLDGERLYWTTSLFSSWDEQFYPEEGERGSVMLKADVDPRKGTMELDEDFLVDWGECPDGPARAHEIRWPDGDCTSDVWQ is encoded by the coding sequence ATGAGTGACGCTAGCACACCCGGCGACGCGGAACCGGAGCCGGAACACGACCACGAGCACCACCACGACCACGAGGGGCCCGGCTACGCGACGCCCCAGGCCGCCATCGAGGAGGGAGAGCGGGAGAAACTCGCCTACGTGATGAGCCTCTACGTCGGCACGGACGTCGACGCTTCGGACTTCGTCGCGGTCGTCGACCTCGATCCCGAGTCCGAGACGTACTGCGAGATCGTCGACCGGATCGAACTGCCCAACCGCGGCGACGAACTCCACCACTTCGGGTGGAACGCCTGCTCGTCGTCGTGTCACATGGAGGGCCTCGAGCGCCGGCACCTGATCGTGCCCGGCCAGCGCTCCTCGCGGATCCACGTGATCGACGCGGCGGACCGACGAAACCCGGAACTCGAGACGGTCATCGAACCCGAGGAGGTCTTCGAGTACGACCTCTCGGCGCCCCACACCGTCCACTGCATCCCGGACGGCGAGATCCTCATCAGCATGCTCGGGGACGCCGACGGCGACCTGCCGGGCGGGTTCCTCGAGCTGAACGACGACTTCGAGATCGAGGGACGGTGGGAGCCGCCGGGCGAGATCGAGATGAACTACGACTACTGGTACCAGCCCCGCCAGAACGTGATGGTCTCGAGCGAGTGGGCCGCGCCCAAAACCTACTACCCGGGCTTCGACCTCGAGGACGTCGAGGAGGGCAACTACGGCCACCAGCTTCACTTCTGGGACTGGGAGGACGGCACCGTCGAGCAGACGATCGACCTCGGCGAAGAAGGACTGATCCCGCTCGAAGTCCGGTTCCTCCACACGCCGGAATCGACCCACGGGTTCGTCGGGGCCGCGCTGTCGTCGAACATCTTCCACTTCTGGCGCGATCAAACGGGCGAGTACCGCGCCGAAAAGGTCATCGACTTCGAGGATCGCGAGCACCCCGACTGGGACATGCCCGTGCCCGCACTGCCGACGGACATCCTGATCTCGATGGACGACCGCTACCTGTTCGGCTCGAACTGGCTCCACGGCGACGTCTGGATGTACGACATCTCGGACCCGGCGAACCCGCGGCGGGCTGACTCGCTGTCGGTCGGCGGCACCTTCGGCGACGTGCAGGAGGTCCAGGGCCGGGAACTGTCCGCCGGACCGCAGATGATCCAGCTTTCGCTGGACGGCGAACGGCTCTACTGGACGACCTCGCTGTTCTCCTCGTGGGACGAGCAGTTCTACCCCGAGGAGGGCGAGCGGGGTTCGGTGATGCTGAAAGCCGACGTCGACCCCCGAAAGGGGACGATGGAACTCGACGAGGACTTCCTCGTCGACTGGGGCGAGTGTCCCGACGGGCCGGCTCGCGCCCACGAGATCCGGTGGCCGGACGGCGACTGCACGAGCGACGTCTGGCAGTGA